The Candida dubliniensis CD36 chromosome 2, complete sequence genome contains a region encoding:
- a CDS encoding vacuolar protein sorting protein, putative (Similar to S. cerevisiae VPS36;~In S. cerevisiae: component of the ESCRT-II complex; contains the GLUE (GRAM Like Ubiquitin binding in EAP45) domain which is involved in interactions with ESCRT-I and ubiquitin-dependent sorting of proteins into the endosome.;~In C. albicans: protein involved in proteolytic activation of Rim101p, which regulates pH response; similar to S. cerevisiae Vps36p, which is a member of the ESCRT II protein sorting complex.), with protein MPKTSIIMTTSWLHIWNPILINRSNRPILQDNEYNIYIRDNVGLYQGRQKIVNRQNGRIYLTNKRLIYFDNSDSSKSIAVELKLFKNAELVAGYFRRSPKVTLYIKTENGGTTNIGGNENGTNSKNITIDWVCKICSFNNHLASDYKINENELPKCTSCGIRPSKSYLSQILESAQNNVSVKEDSPASMTPEPESVSPNNNNQCPKCTFINHPALRYCEICGTELKPSNDSNTKLLKATQSLSNVSINSNPLNLKLETGEELYTNNQPYIKLSFRKGGESKFYQEVCKVLDDMKWQILEQKGGINKDAVKLVDNSTSVNKNSTTAAAGGGGGGGIHALERLGELQRKQNEIILTTSLDDLEQLMFKYQDLIKLSTSFNKLIKQPLSSTTTTTTTKSGVVIPALSIKKSSPLYHQELSRHISEFLINFKLTQKTSMISSQDLFAEYNRFLIRNQGFGSALVNCDDFKCAIELFDELNLPVVVKQYMKSDIYVIRPKVDANIYGQHIVQYLKDQEYEYKLMTLRREITSGDYENINNELYNAVNYGKTVSEISNKFNWSYNITIEELEKCVETGSVVIDHHISGTFYYVNKFPFSDGEWDDSKEIQEMRELLIKEQQEITLTLRNEYVEQNMDNLVNIDPDYNFFGVGNEEDKDELESTVTTSVPESQTQSFNDLVGLQF; from the coding sequence ATGCCAAAAACCTCAATTATTATGACAACATCATGGCTACATATATGGAATCCAATACTTATAAATCGAAGTAATAGACCAATTTTACAAgataatgaatataatatttatattagaGATAATGTTGGATTATATCAAGGCCGACAAAAGATTGTTAATCGTCAAAACGGAAGAATTTATTTGACTAATAAGagattgatttattttgataatagTGATAGTTCTAAAAGTATTGCTGTTGAACTTAAATTGTTCAAGAATGCAGAACTAGTTGCTGGGTATTTCAGAAGATCACCAAAAGTCACTTTATACATTAAAACTGAAAATGGGGGAACTACAAATATTGGTGGCAATGAAAATGGTACTAATTCCAAAAATATTACAATCGATTGGGTTTGTAAAATATGTTCATTTAACAATCATTTAGCTAGTGATTACAAAATTAACGAAAATGAACTACCCAAGTGCACATCATGTGGTATACGGCCCAGCAAGTCATATCTTCTGCAAATATTAGAGTCTGCACAAAACAATGTTTCAGTTAAAGAAGATTCACCTGCTTCAATGACACCAGAACCAGAATCTGTTTCTccaaacaataacaatcaaTGTCCCAAATGTACCTTTATCAACCACCCTGCTTTAAGGTATTGTGAAATATGTGGAACAGAATTAAAGCCCTCAAATGATAGTAATACTAAGCTACTTAAGGCCACACAAAGTTTAAGTAATGTGTCTATAAATAGTAATCCTTTAAACTTGAAATTGGAAACTGGAGAAGAGCTATATACCAATAATCAACCATATATTAAATTGAGTTTCCGCAAAGGAGGAGAATCCaaattttatcaagaaGTTTGTAAAGTTTTGGATGATATGAAATGGCAAATTTTAGAGCAAAAGGGAGGCATAAACAAAGATGCAGTTAAATTGGTTGATAATTCAACCTCAGTTAATAAGAATTCTActactgctgctgctggtgGGGGTGGTGGAGGTGGTATTCATGCATTAGAAAGACTTGGTGAGTTACAAAGAAAACAGAATGAGATAATATTAACCACATCTTTGGACGATTTGGAACAATTGATGTTTAAATATCAagatttgatcaaattatcaacttcattcaataaattaatcaaacaaccactatcatcaacaacaacaacaacaacaacaaaatcgGGTGTGGTAATTCCAGCATTGAGtatcaaaaaatcatcaccattatATCATCAAGAATTGAGTAGACACATTAGtgaatttttaataaatttcaaattgacTCAAAAAACATCAATGATATCATCTCAAGATTTATTTGCTGAGTATAATCGATTTCTTATCAGGAATCAAGGATTTGGAAGTGCATTAGTAAATTGTGATGATTTTAAATGTGccattgaattatttgacGAATTGAATTTACCAGTTGTGGTTAAGCAATATATGAAATCAGACATTTATGTAATTCGACCTAAAGTTGATGCAAATATATATGGTCAACATATTGTACAATATTTGAAAGATCAAGAATatgaatataaattaatgacTTTACGACGAGAAATAACTTCTGGTGACTAtgaaaatatcaataatgaattatataaCGCGGTCAATTATGGGAAAACCGTATCGGAAATatccaataaattcaattggtCATATAATATAACTATTGAGGAATTAGAAAAATGTGTTGAGACTGGACTGGTGGTGATAGATCATCATATTTCAGGAACATTTTATTATGTAAATAAGTTTCCCTTTTCGGATGGAGAATGGGATGATTCAAAAGAGATACAAGAAATGAGAGAATTGTTGATCaaagaacaacaagagaTTACATTAACCTTGAGGAATGAGTACGTTGAACAAAATATGGATAATTTGGTGAATATAGATCctgattataatttttttggtgttggtaATGAAGAGGACAAGGATGAATTGGAGAGTACAGTAACTACTAGTGTACCTGAAAGTCAAACACAAtcttttaatgatttagtTGGATTACAATTTTAA
- a CDS encoding meiotic mRNA stability protein kinase, putative (Similar to S. cerevisiae SSN3;~In S. cerevisiae: cyclin-dependent protein kinase, component of RNA polymerase II holoenzyme; involved in phosphorylation of the RNA polymerase II C-terminal domain; involved in glucose repression.), producing MSYSSASFRKLNNVGISQPSQTVSANQPQHHQQSHQQQQQQQQQQPLQQSQQSLHMKSNPHIPHHQLPGTVGTRTSIPQPALMASNSILTLGPFKHRKDLTRESVLSTYQIMGYIAAGTYGKVYKAKLKSNKLNKPDDESGGDGFNNNKDILSESMNELHHDNNSNIGVNTTNTTTATTTIINNTLPLPQFFAIKKFKSDNHHHINNNNNGANHLSKGNNSIHQDEVLHYTGISQSAIREMSLCRELNNKNITKLVDIILENKSIYMVFEFCEHDLLQIIHYQSHPEFKPIPCPTIKSLIWQILNGVTFLHKNWILHRDLKPANIMVSSQGVVKIGDLGLARKFKSPLQSLYTGDKVVVTIWYRAPELLLGTRHYTPAVDLWAVGCILAELLSLRPIFKGEEAKIDLNNKKSVPFQKNQLQKIIEILGIPTTDIWTNLNKYPEYLSFTQHFNQSYPNNLSNWFKLINGGNNQNSEKCLELLSGLLKYDPELRLTADQALLHPYFLELPKVNENAFEGLNYKYPNRKIYTDDNDIMTTAANINNNSTNNSGHQHQHHHHSQQLPQQQQQQQQQQQQQQNVQIQQVHQMQQQIHSQQLQSHGANNTYKRSGIDDLPGGARKKRG from the coding sequence ATGAGTTATAGTTCAGCTTCATTTAGAAAACTTAATAATGTTGGGATATCTCAACCATCACAAACAGTATCGGCGAATCAACcacaacatcatcaacaactgcatcagcaacagcagcagcaacagcaacaacagccTTTACAACAACTGCAACAATCCTTACATATGAAATCAAATCCTCATATCCCACATCATCAATTACCAGGAACTGTTGGTACCAGGACTTCAATCCCTCAACCAGCATTAATGGCActgaattcaattttgacTTTGGGTCCATTTAAACATCGGAAAGATTTAACACGAGAGTCGGTCCTATCGACCTATCAAATTATGGGATATATTGCTGCTGGAACTTATGGGAAAGTCTATAAGGCGAAATTGAAGAGTAATAAACTAAATAAACCTGATGATGAaagtggtggtgatggttttaataataacaaagaTATTCTTTCAGAATCAATGAATGAACTTCATCatgataataattccaATATTGGTGTCAATACCACcaatactactactgccaccactactattattaataatacgCTTCCTCTTCCACAATTTTTTGCcatcaaaaaattcaaaagtgataatcatcatcatataaataataacaacaatggAGCCAATCATTTATCCAAGGGCAACAATAGTATTCATCAAGATGAAGTTTTACATTATACCGGGATTTCTCAATCGGCTATTAGAGAAATGTCATTATGTCGggaattaaataataagaatatcACTAAATTGGTAGATATTATATTAGAAAATAAATCGATTTATATggtttttgaattttgtgAACatgatttattacaaattattcattatcaacTGCATCCAGAATTTAAACCAATTCCTTGTccaacaattaaatcattaatttggCAAATTTTGAATGGAGTTACATTTTTACATAAAAATTGGATTCTTCATCGAGATTTAAAACCAGCTAATATAATGGTATCATCTCAAGGAGTTGTTAAAATTGGAGATTTAGGATTAGcaagaaaatttaaaagTCCTTTACAAAGTTTATATACTGGAGATAAAGTTGTTGTGACTATATGGTATCGAGCTccagaattattattgggtACAAGACATTATACTCCAGCAGTTGATTTATGGGCTGTTGGATGTATATTAGCAGAATTGTTATCTTTACGACCGATATTTAAAGGTGAAGAAGccaaaattgatttaaataataagaaatCAGTAccatttcaaaaaaatcaattacaaaaaattatagAAATTTTGGGGATTCCAACAACTGATATTTGGacaaatttgaataaatatcCTGAATATTTGTCTTTTACTCAACATTTTAATCAAAGTTATcctaataatttatctaattggtttaaattgatcaatggtggtaataatcaaaattcAGAAAAATGTCTTGAATTATTGTCAGGATTATTGAAGTATGATCCTGAATTAAGATTAACTGCAGATCAAGCATTACTACATCCTTATTTTTTGGAATTACCTAAAGTCAATGAGAATGCTTTTGAAGgtttaaattataaatatccCAACAGAAAGATTTATACTGATGACAATGATATAATGACCACTGCTgcaaatattaataacaatagtaCTAATAATAGTGGCCATCAGCATCAGCATCATCACCATTCACAACAATTGccgcaacaacaacaacaacaacaacaacaacaacaacaacagcaaaaTGTTCAAATCCAACAAGTTCATCAAatgcaacaacaaatacatctgcaacaactacaactgCATGGTGCAAATAATACATATAAGAGGAGTggtattgatgatttaccTGGTGGGGCTAGAAAGAAACGTGGGTAG
- a CDS encoding CDK-activating kinase, putative (Similar to S. cerevisiae CAK1;~In C. albicans: monomeric CDK-activating kinase (CAK); functional homolog of S. cerevisiae Cak1p; phosphorylates cyclin-free human CDK2; lacks glycine loop motif; conserved lysine (K36) not required for activity.;~In S. cerevisiae: cyclin-dependent kinase-activating kinase required for passage through the cell cycle, phosphorylates and activates Cdc28p; nucleotide-binding pocket differs significantly from those of most other protein kinases.), whose translation MKLSDYYTDKELIYNSAISDIYKAIDKSNKSPVCLKIVDEDFSLPPHSIHREILILKNLKSHSHPNIIEYINDLKVYDDIILVTKLYRYNLTQLMESSKYCKRTTRFIYETDTDTNGVVNKYILSNRIEETDIKLWLKSMSSGLEFIHSQQIIHRDIKPSNIFFISDDITQPIIGDFGICYDLKSPPKDEPIMEKYIDVSTGIYKAPELILGITNYEYEIDIWSLSIILTILYSKDFQSILIKNDKEIMINDSHISDLYLLNQIFQNFGTPNLIDCNNELFCDEYNHENLHFKKFNLQNYSRKQWDIILPRCNDELMKEIFTKMIKYDRSQRITSKEIFQLILD comes from the coding sequence ATGAAGTTGTCCGATTATTATACagataaagaattaatttataatagtGCTATTTctgatatatataaagcAATTGATAAGTCAAATAAATCACCAGTATGTCTTAAAAtagttgatgaagatttcAGTCTCCCACCACATTCAATACATCGAGAAATTCTCATACtcaaaaacttgaaatCACACTCACACCCAAAcataattgaatatattaatgATCTCAAAGTTTATGATGATATTATATTAGTCACAAAGTTATATCGTTATAATTTAACTCAATTGATGGaatcatcaaaatattgTAAACGAACAACTCGATTCATTTATGAAACTGATACTGATACTAATGGTGTTGTTAACAAATACATTCTTTCCAATAGAATTGAAGAAACTGATATTAAATTATGGTTAAAATCAATGAGTTCAGGACttgaatttattcattcacAACAAATAATCCATCGTGATATAAAACCCagtaatatttttttcattctgGATGATATAACTCAACCAATTATTGGAGATTTTGGTATTTGTTATGATTTAAAATCACCACCTAAAGATGAGCCAATTATGGAGAAATATATTGATGTATCTACAGGTATTTATAAAGCTCCAGAATTGATTCTTGGTATAACTAattatgaatatgaaattgatatttggtCATTAAGTATAATTTTGACAATTTTATATTCTAAAGATTTCCAAAgtattttaattaaaaatgataaagaaataatgattAATGATTCTCATATTAgtgatttatatttattaaatcaaattttccaaaattttGGTACaccaaatttaattgattgtaataatgaattattttgtGATGAATATAATCATGAAAATTTacattttaaaaaatttaatttacaaaattattCAAGAAAACAATGGGATATTATTTTACCTCGATgtaatgatgaattaatgaaagaaatttttaCTAAAATGATTAAATATGATAGAAGTCAAAGAATTACTTCAAAAGAAATctttcaattaatattagATTGA